Proteins encoded by one window of Tunturibacter psychrotolerans:
- the tsaE gene encoding tRNA (adenosine(37)-N6)-threonylcarbamoyltransferase complex ATPase subunit type 1 TsaE, with protein MSVELREKKRFKTRSEAGTLAMGERVAEMLLPAPKMFVLRGDLGTGKTTLVKGIAAALGAAEEEDVTSPTFTLVHEYKGKKVRLFHLDLYRLETERELMTLGLEEMAEEPDALVLVEWGEKFPSVVERADGEILIEHAGGDERMFYVRVKG; from the coding sequence GTGAGTGTGGAGTTGCGGGAGAAGAAGCGGTTCAAGACGCGGAGTGAGGCGGGTACGTTGGCGATGGGAGAGAGGGTGGCGGAGATGCTGCTGCCTGCGCCGAAGATGTTTGTGCTGCGAGGGGATTTAGGCACGGGAAAGACGACGCTGGTGAAGGGGATTGCTGCGGCTCTGGGGGCGGCGGAAGAGGAGGATGTGACGAGTCCTACGTTTACGCTGGTGCATGAGTACAAAGGGAAGAAGGTGCGGCTGTTTCACTTGGACCTTTATCGGCTGGAGACGGAACGTGAGTTGATGACGCTGGGGCTGGAGGAGATGGCCGAGGAGCCGGACGCGCTGGTGCTGGTGGAGTGGGGGGAGAAGTTTCCGAGTGTGGTGGAGCGGGCGGATGGGGAGATTTTGATTGAACATGCGGGTGGGGATGAGCGGATGTTCTATGTGCGGGTGAAGGGGTAG
- a CDS encoding DUF4019 domain-containing protein — translation MRFISKVAVVVCVVMMVGGAVGLAAQEHAPMMQQTAEQIAAREAESWLAMMDAGKYVDSWKAAAAVVRSAVTMEKWDSTMKNVRDPLGRLESRKLQSATYTTLLPNVPEGDYVVILYETSFEHKATAQETVIMSREKDKVWRVAGYYIK, via the coding sequence GTGAGATTCATTTCGAAGGTGGCTGTGGTTGTTTGTGTCGTGATGATGGTGGGGGGTGCGGTCGGCCTGGCTGCGCAGGAACACGCTCCGATGATGCAACAGACGGCGGAGCAGATCGCGGCTCGCGAGGCTGAGAGCTGGCTGGCGATGATGGACGCCGGCAAATATGTCGATAGCTGGAAGGCTGCGGCTGCGGTGGTGCGGAGTGCGGTGACGATGGAGAAGTGGGATTCGACGATGAAGAATGTGCGGGACCCGCTGGGAAGACTTGAGAGCAGGAAGCTGCAGAGTGCGACGTATACGACGCTGTTGCCGAACGTACCGGAGGGTGATTACGTGGTGATCTTGTATGAGACGAGCTTTGAACACAAGGCTACGGCTCAGGAGACGGTGATTATGAGCCGGGAGAAGGATAAGGTTTGGCGAGTGGCGGGGTACTACATTAAGTAG